Proteins encoded in a region of the Oscarella lobularis chromosome 5, ooOscLobu1.1, whole genome shotgun sequence genome:
- the LOC136186992 gene encoding uncharacterized protein: protein MLSAFVFFARLFLSYFMHWLRVLQEGEAAGRHEGDAEEPTSAHLSPQHKTAKKKKKRSSLNCFKGDRAVEKALVAQKPKKKKKGKRKCHDDDDDENDEEMEQTKKRPRTLSEEDRSIAQTASSGGNDSLPRIQLEEAERRGVLKRCVIESPFKKTTWMCLYHSGGGVCSLQEEKAVKAKSDGFYFCSLIYEDDEGKTCMRTSELIEISSDEEESRLESWPLHSSLRRSPLQITCFEQTAIFANTGKRHDFLRARLSKFVPAAPFFKGFLSFIAAPPQPDLDHLIPPLRDALSEGDVAQCLNHLSEFLDDAGFAGFAVQRQFPVVVSSLNETDSNAADLAIFVIIKGVPVPVLICEFKSLKLTKKGMKALEPKQALEGARAQGLAYFDLFMKSLEKKRIKFCDTHPCFIMTVGADVVVMDGVIRSRGGDIARSKLYEKRNDFNHAASTVINGLYAGLKAVSELVDQFKEVPKTVVLPVVTQCQSVSSIFYKKPLSEKVFEATAILPEAADTPQPVIVKFLKGISYPETFHRRCFENNIAPPLLAHVSTELYTMVVMGKVEGTTLHSFLNDKTARIEKAKAVVASLENALSFFNRQGFVHGDFRDTNIVVTEDGSVRIIDLDWACKESEGRCYPLELNHNIAWPSQKGEEMKMIHDQYFLAGHKSRLGRMIRAAEDSQA from the exons ATGCTCTCTGCCTTTGTGTTTTTCGCTCGCCTCTTT CTCAGTTATTTCATGCATTGGTTGAGGGTTCTTCAAGAAGGAGAAGCAGCAGGGCGGCACGAGGGTGACGCAGAAGAGCCGACGTCTGCACACTTGTCTCCTCAA CACAAgacagcgaagaagaagaagaaaagaagcagtTTGAACTGTTTCAAGGGGGATAGAGCTGTTGAGAAGGCCCTCGTTGCGCAGAAGCCG aagaaaaagaagaagggaaaGCGTAAATgtcatgatgatgatgatgatgaaaacgacgag GAAATGGAGCAAACAAA aAAGCGCCCGAGAACTCTTTCTGAGGAGGATAGAAGCATTGCACAG acggCTAGCTCTGGGGGCAATGATAGCCTCCCAAGGATTCAATTAGAAGAAG CTGAACGACGTGGCGTTCTTAAGCGATGCGTCATTGAGTCTCCTTTCAAGAAGACGACCTGGATGTGCCTGTATCATTCAGGGGGTGGCGTATGTAGTTTgcaggaagagaaagcggTTAAAGCGAAATCGGACGGATTTTACTTTTGCTCTTTGATTTACGAAGATGATGAGGGAAAGACATGCATGCGCACATCGGAATTGATTGAAATTTCTTCTG ATGAGGAGGAAAGCAGACTTGAGTCTTGGCCTCTTCACtcatctcttcgtcgttcacCACTGCAG ATCACTTGTTTTGAACAAACAGCGATATTCGCGAACACGGGAAAGCGACATGATTTCCTTAGAGCCCGCCTTTCAAAATTCGTGCCAGCGGCTCCGTTTTTCAAAGGTTTCCTTTCGTTCATCGCCGCTCCTCCGCAGCCAGATTTGGATCATCTCATTCCGCCATTGCGTGATGCTCTTTCCGAAGGCGATGTTGCCCAGTGCCTTAATCATCTTTCGGAGTTTCTGGACGACGCTGGATTCGCTGGATTCGCAGTTCAGAGGCAGTTTCCCGTTGTAGTGTCGTCTTTAAACGAAACGGACTCCAATGCTGCTGATTTAGCTATTTTTGTTATCATCAAAGGAGTGCCTGTGCCTGTGCTGATTTGTGAATTCAAGTCTTTGAAGCTTACCAAGAAGGGCATGAAAGCCCTTGAGCCCAAGCAAGCCCTTGAGGGAGCCCGTGCACAGGGATTGGCGTACTTTGATCTCTTCATGAAGTCgcttgagaagaaaaggatAAAATTTTGCGACACTCATCCGTGCTTTATCATGACCGTTGGAGCCGATGTCGTGGTCATGGATGGCGTGATTCGGTCACGTGGGGGGGATATAGCTCGCTCCaagctgtacgaaaaaaggAACGACTTCAATCACGCGGCTTCAACTGTGATCAATGGACTCTATGCTGGATTGAAAGCCGTTTCGGAACTCGTGGACCAGTTCAAGGAAGTTCCTAAGACGGTG GTTCTTCCAGTTGTTACCCAATGTCAGTCTGTTTCTTCTATTTTCTACAAGAAACCTCTGAGTGAGAAGGTGTTTGAAGCGACTGCCATACTTCCGGAAGCAGCAGACACACCGCAACCCGTTATTGTAAAGTTTCTGAAAGGCATTTCCTACCCGGAGACATTTCATCGTCGCTGTTTCGAGAATAACATTGCACCACCTCTCTTGGCTCATGTTTCAACGGAGCTCTATACCATGGTGGTAATGGGAAAAGTGGAGGGTACGACGTTGCATTCGTTTCTCAACGACAAAACTGCTCGTATAGAAAAGGCCAAAGCAGTGGTGGCCTCTTTAGAAAATGCCTTGTCGTTTTTTAATCGTCAAGGGTTTGTTCACGGCGACTTTCGAGATACCAATATTGTCGTCACCGAAGACGGTTCTGTTAGAATAATTGATCTAGATTGGGCATGTAAAGAGTCGGAGGGGCGCTGCTATCCATTGGAACTGAATCATAACATTGCGTGGCCTTCACAGAAGGGAGAAGAGATGAAAATGATTCATGATCAATACTTTTTGGCGGGGCACAAGTCTCGACTTGGACGGATGATTCGCGCAGCTGAGGATTCACAGGCGTGA
- the LOC136187069 gene encoding uncharacterized protein has protein sequence MADQNQADGQQGQGGQRQQGQAPQGQDHPVAPPPQQPPVLPQPQPQAAQAPAPAQPQAAQAPAPAQPQAAQAPAPAQPPVSAPAVRVPMQDFVAQIVQQTMAALRTDAPRGDRLPAQPQQGLPPHRVANAPPLQQQQQQHQQQQPLQQQQPRQQQQQQQQQQPRQQQQQQQQQQQQQQQPPQPPQLPPPQQLQPQLGNLPPPGLLQGLQVEHHAPPANPVGQLEPLADNPAWFEALMPLAKKPRRTTPPFSLGNSLGVVPGRVVDKIAAREYVDLAELLPDNAELLRREGERDKWPLATAGSRSLRRITSIAQWVHAFAAFAAVEVSQRPSRALEMLGYIRLVVRLTEKCHSRNPLGWLSYDTFFRQKAAAEQNLSWAKQDTDLVTDHVLSPEDAACSICGAGDHKAAVCSLRPTESGATASPRAAAFPSAAGNAGSRRPQKSEPCRLFNFAPTGCGYGSRCVFRHVCDKCGNKGHRAAECQATGKQQQQPAPQGPRAQSPRPQ, from the exons ATGGCTGATCAGAATCAAGCTGACGGACAACAGGGACAAGGCGGACAGCGTCAACAAGGGCAGGCGCCGCAGGGACAAGATCATCCGGTGGCCCCGCCGCCCCAGCAACCGCCCGTCCTACCTCAACCGCAGCCGCAAGCGGCTCAAGCGCCGGCACCCGCGCAGCCGCAAGCGGCTCAAGCGCCGGCACCCGCGCAGCCGCAAGCGGCTCAAGCGCCGGCACCCGCGCAGCCGCCCGTTTCAGCGCCGGCGGTCCGTGTACCGATGCAGGACTTCGTCGCGCAAATTGTGCAGCAAACCATGGCAGCGTTGAGGACAG ACGCTCCCCGGGGGGATCGTTTGCCTGCGCAGCCCCAACAGGGGCTCCCGCCGCATCGCGTCGCGAACGCGCCGCCgcttcagcagcagcagcagcaacaccagcaacaacagccactgcagcagcagcagccgcgacagcaacagcagcagcagcagcagcagcagccgcgacagcaacagcagcagcagcagcagcagcagcagcagcagcagcagccacCACAGCCACCGCAGCTACCGCCGCCGCAACAACTGCAGCCACAGCTGGGAAACCTGCCGCCGCCCGGCCTCCTTCAGGGTTTGCAGGTGGAGCATCACGCTCCGCCGGCAAATCCTGTTGGGCAGCTAGAGCCGCTCGCGGACAATCCGGCGTGGTTCGAGGCGCTAATGCCGCTGGCGAAAAAACCACGCCGGACGACGCCGCCTTTTTCGCTGGGAAATTCCCTGGGCGTAGTCCCAGGGCGCGTCGTTGACAAAATCGCTGCGCGCGAGTACGTCGATCTGGCTGAGCTGCTCCCCGACAATGCGGAGTTGCTGCGGCGCGAGGGGGAGCGAGACAAGTGGCCCCTGGCCACAGCGGGTTCTCGTTCGTTGCGTCGCATCACTTCTATTGCGCAATGGGTTCACGCCTTCGCGGCTTTCGCCGCGGTGGAGGTGTCGCAGCGCCCTAGTCGGGCTTTAGAAATGCTGGGCTACATACGGCTAGTGGTGCGCTTAACGGAGAAATGCCATTCGCGCAACCCGCTGGGGTGGCTCAGCTACGACACGTTCTTCCGTcaaaaggcggcggcggagcaaAACCTGTCCTGGGCAAAGCAGGACACAGACCTCGTCACGGACCACGTGCTGTCCCCTGAGGACGCGGCGTGCTCCATTTGCGGCGCGGGGGATCATAAGGCGGCTGTCTGCTCGTTGCGTCCAACGGAGTCGGGTGCGACGGCGTCTCCgcgcgcggcggcgtttcCTAGCGCGGCAGGGAACGCGGGCTCTCGACGCCCTCAAAAAAGCGAGCCGTGCCGGCTCTTCAATTTTGCGCCGACTGGCTGCGGCTATGGCTCGCGCTGCGTCTTTCGCCACGTATGCGACAAGTGCGGGAATAAAGGTCATCGGGCGGCGGAGTGTCAGGCGACGgggaagcagcagcagcaaccaGCGCCGCAAGGGCCTCGGGCGCAGTCACCCAGACCCCAATAG
- the LOC136187070 gene encoding integrase/recombinase xerD homolog, with protein MEWQRLLCYTRSGTPVRRGDRRLRLVGLRGRMGVALVSLGLVGSVGSPPDRTKRASAGRTRGGGVGRELVGSVGSPGVRQHGGRGGGAVGVKQGRGAYAAPAYASVLCGALRVRMEGATYPGRTEHPRGRALAQRFSRHAEDVFSAAGRRADADPRDAAGAGDAAGIALERAAVEGALSRYTAQGVADSTRRSYASGLRRFERFCQQLGLQGLPASERVLSLFCAALAREGLRYATIKSYLAAVRNGQVVAGLGDPFATSMPLLVLMLNGIKREQGRPAADPRLPITPVILRQLRAVWGQTPHRWDSTMLWAACTVAFFGFLRAGEFTVDSVAAFDPERHLSPDDVSTDSLENPSFVKLRIKQSKTDPFRRGVSIVLGRTHADLCPVVALLAYLARRRFAPGPLFTFENGGALSRAALVDQVRRALTSAGVDASRFAGHSFRIGAATTAAARGLDDSTIQTLGRWKSAAFTRYIRLDEQQLARYSRALATE; from the coding sequence ATGGAATGGCAAAGGCTTCTTTGCTACACTCGCAGCGGAACCCCGGTTCGTCGTGGGGACCGACGCCTCCGGCTCGTGGGGCTGCGGGGCCGTATGGGCGTCGCACTGGTTTCGTTGGGCTTGGTCGGCTCCGTGGGCTCCCCTCCCGATCGCACCAAAAGAGCTTCTGCCGGTCGTactcgcggcggcggtgtGGGGCGAGAGCTGGTCGGGAGCGTCGGTTCTCCTGGAGTGCGACAACACGGTGGTCGTGGCGGCGGTGCGGTCGGGGTCAAGCAGGGACGCGGCGCTTATGCCGCTCCTGCGTACGCTTCAGTTCTTTGCGGCGCACTTCGGGTTCGCATGGAGGGCGCGACATATCCCGGGAGAACAGAACACCCTCGCGGACGGGCTCTCGCGCAACGTTTCTCCCGCCACGCTGAGGACGTCTTTTCCGCAGCTGGCCGccgcgccgacgccgatccCAGGGACGCTGCTGGAGCTGGTGACGCCGCCGGGATTGCCTTGGAACGAGCCGCGGTGGAGGGAGCTCTTTCACGATACACTGCGCAAGGTGTCGCGGACTCCACGCGGAGATCGTACGCCTCTGGACTACGccggttcgaacgtttttgCCAGCAGCTAGGTTTGCAGGGTCTGCCAGCCTCGGAGCGCGTGCTCTCGCTATTTTGCGCGGCCCTGGCAAGAGAGGGATTAAGATACGCCACAATAAAGTCTTACCTGGCTGCGGTTCGCAATGGGCAAGTCGTCGCGGGCCTGGGCGATCCGTTCGCGACATCTATGCCGTTGCTTGTTCTCATGCTAAACGGCATCAAGCGAGAACAAGGGCGGCCAGCGGCGGATCCCCGTCTCCCCATCACACCGGTGATTCTTCGCCAGCTGCGGGCGGTGTGGGGACAAACGCCCCATCGATGGGACTCGACAATGCTGTGGGCGGCATGCACGGTCGCCTTCTTCGGTTTCTTGCGCGCAGGCGAGTTCACCGTCGACTCGGTAGCGGCGTTTGATCCCGAGCGTCATCTTTCGCCAGACGACGTGTCGACGGATTCACTGGAGAACCCGTCGTTCGTCAAACTGCGGATCAAGCAGTCGAAGACGGATCCGTTCCGTCGCGGCGTCtcaattgtcctaggacgAACACACGCGGACCTCTGCCCGGTAGTCGCACTACTCGCTTACCTggctcgccgtcgcttcgcgCCGGGTCCGTTGTTTACGTTCGAGAATGGCGGAGCGCTATCACGGgcggcgctcgtcgatcaAGTGCGGCGAGCTCTAACGTCAGCAGGTGTCGACGCGTCTCGCTTCGCGGGCCACAGCTTCCGAATcggagcggcgacgacggcagcggcgcgCGGACTCGACGACTCAACGATCCAAACGCTCGGTCGATGGAAAAGCGCCGCGTTCACGCGCTACATTCGTCTAGACGAGCAGCAGCTGGCGCGATACAGCCGCGCGCTGGCTACAGAGTAA
- the LOC136187200 gene encoding uncharacterized protein, which translates to MVVHCTVLCMGVFYLRGLFLSGLFFYVRAHMASSWKTSVLFFILTAAGWIGFIIGFGMRTNWNSGEIDREKGELYFLWWTLACSGPLVLLGLLFYHKVKSPPYRAVVAFLLVVSLVAGGAILNENFGIVYKGGYYEDYVLVEAIGASHYVLFQAFHLPYLFLRAYKRKRDHMAVNL; encoded by the exons ATGGTagtacactgtactgtattgtGTATGGGCGTATTTTATTTACGTGGTCTTTTCTTATCCGGGCTGTTCTTCTACGTCAGAGCGCATATGGCTTCGTCATGGAAG ACGTCGGTCCTATTTTTTATATTAACTGCAGCCGGCTGGATTGGGTTCATAATCGGCTTTGGAATGCGCACGAACTG GAATTCGGGCGAAATAGatagagaaaaaggcgagcTGTATTTCCTCTGGTGGACATTGGCATGCAGCGGTCCCCTCGTCTTGCTCGGACTCCTCTTCTATCACAAAGTCAAATCTCCACCCTATAGAGCAGTT GTCGCTTTTTTGCTCGTTGTGTCGTTGGTTGCAGGGGGAGCCATACTGAACGAGAACTTTGGAATTGTCTATAAAGGTGGATACTATGAGGACTATGTACTCGTGGAAGCGATAGGCGCTTCGCACTACGTTCTATTTCAG GCTTTTCATCTGCCTTATTTGTTCTTACGCGCTTATAAGCGTAAACGTGACCACATGGCTGTGAACCTTTGA
- the LOC136187201 gene encoding small integral membrane protein 14-like: MFTQNHGTQTARIYHFLSLCTCTMGDGGWDPCECICSHNGAMRRLLSLLQQAQSSCTDNQCFGTDTVPDPAGGSGMGMWAIVLLWLVLALLLYLFRPASMRRTAGKPVGNDSGDDEDDRPPVPPVQ, encoded by the exons ATGTTTACTCAAAATCACGGGACCCAGACCGCCCGTATATatcattttctctctctgtgTACGTGTACAATGGGTGACGGTGGCTGGGACCCGTGCGAGTGTATTTGTAGCCATAATGGAGCCATGAGGCGTCTTCTTTCATTG cttcAACAGGCGCAATCGTCTTGTACGGATAACCAGTGCTTCGGAACGGACACGG TTCCGGATCCTGCTGGTGGCAGCGGAATGGGAATGTGGGCAATTGTTCTCCTTTGGCTCGTTCTTGCGCTTCTCCTTTATCTCTTCAG ACCGGCGAGCATGAGACGGACGGCTGGAAAGCCAGTTGGAAACGATtcaggcgacgacgaa GATGACAGGCCTCCAGTTCCCCCAGTACAGTAG